From the genome of Nicotiana tabacum cultivar K326 chromosome 17, ASM71507v2, whole genome shotgun sequence:
TGCCACTTCGCAACCTAGGAAGACAACATTGTGCTGACCTCGGTGAGTTGGCCTCAGTTTTTAGCTCCCCATTAGGGGTTCTCTTGCCACTAGACACCGGCGCATATGGTGTGCTAGATGTGGATTTGGATGGTAGCTGTAGATCAGCAGCAAGTCCATTTTGGTTGCCTTCAGCATCTTGTTCATTGGGATTCCGGTTTCTTGAGCTTTCTTTGAAAAGCTCAAGTAGATTCTTCCTCTTATGTTTTGGAGAAGATTGCGGTAAAGAAGCAGGAGGTCTTTCTACAAAAGGGGTTCTATTACCAGCCAAAACACCTCGATGCACAGGCGTATTTCCACGTGAAGGAGTGTTTCCAAGTGATGGTGTAAAATCTGCATTTAAGTCAAGAGAGACTATAAGATTAGAAGCGTGAATAGAAAGTGGCTGCTAAGCAACAAGAACAACTGTTCCGAACACTTCAATCCCTATCTTTGGTGCTGAGATTCCAATTCTTGCTGAGAAGCATGTTGCTATCTTCGCAATAACTATTTAGTTGGTGAGCACTTTCCTTAAACAAAAAACTCATGTAGCTTCATAGTACTAGATTTTCAAGATTGGATCTTCTCCAATTGACTTGTCAGTCATTACTGGTGATTTAACTTCAACGCAATGTTAAATAGGGAATTTTCTAGTTTATGAATATAGAAACACAAAAAAAAGATGGAGGGAGATTATGGACAATCATCAGATATTGGAGGTTCCTCTTACCTCCCTTCACGCTAAAGAAGTCGTCGTCGCAATCTGACTCCAACCAGGCCTGGGAATCATAGAAGGCCTCCTCTTTGCTACCTAAAACAAAGGAATGCCGCAGGCTATCAGATAAGATGAAATGTATACAGATTACAAATTATAATGACAATGCACAATTACTTGATCACGATATATCCATAAACACCCCTGGCATATAAAAATATTGAAAGCTTTTTGAGAATACTagagaaacaaaagaagaaaactgaAAGAAAGCACATATTATGTCCTTTTGATCATTCATTATTCCACCACAATCCCAAAACATCACATTCAAAATAAATCCATCCATTTCAAACAAATAAGAAACCGGAATTAGTTAGGAACTTCTATTAGCAAACTAGCAGGCATTATATCTTCACTGTGAAAAATTGCACAAAAGTTTGTTTGCATAGATACACAAAAACAAAACTTAATTTACAGTAGAGAGTGCTCATATCAGACAAGTATTGAAAACACAAGGCAATGCACTGGGATGCTTGAAAGTAGTCAACGTAGGACCCCAACTAAGATAATAAACTCGCATGACTAGAAGGGAATTACATGTAAGGCCACTGGCAATATGCAACTAATTTTTAGAGGACTATCCTTCAGCTACTAAACAAGAAAAAGTCTGAAATAAACACAATTTGACATGTTAATCTCAACAGTGAGGTTAGCACAATGATAATATCAGATATGCAAACTCATTGTTCCTGTACCTTGGTTATTCTTTATTGACGACAAGCTCATCTTCATCAAGTATAAGGAATATTGAAAATGACTCTGCAATTGAATTATTCATATTAAGTTACGGGATGTTTTTGTTTTCCTTATATTAGTTAGGTGAGGTTTTAAGTTGTTCTATGAGAGGTTGTCTCcagcaaaataaaaaatagtagTAGTGCCATGACTACATGTGCTGCAGATGGCCCCATCAATAAAAGAATTTTGCCAATGCACAAGATTTTAACAATAACTCGTTAGTCAATCTTTCCTAATTGCAAAAATAGAATGGACAgctaataacaaaagaaaaaggggaaagcAAACATAACTTATTAAAATTGTAATTTTCAAGCCACAAACTTTAACTGCTTTTTTATAAAAACAGTTAAATCTCGGTTTCATTAGCGACTAATTTGAAACATAATCATGAGCATCATGTCAATCAGATcggtgttatcaaaggcgaaaaaagcaaaaaagctATAAGGTATGTTGAGGCTTTATCAGCAACCCGCAAATAAAGCATGGGTATTAATATAAAAAAACGCGCAactgaaaaaagtaaaaatatgtatatacaGTCCAATGCCAATATTTATAAGCATgaataaatgaaaaaaattatgataaaatgaaatatcaatGGTTTAGTGTCGCCTTGTCAAGATTACAAGGAAAAGTATGACTTGAGTCTTGATGCTACACTAAGCGTCAGCAAAATAAGGCAAAGAGCTTAACATGATCCTCGAATTAAGTGCGCCTTTGACAACTGAATCAGGTTAAATAGAACACCTCTATAATTTTCTCAAACATAGAAAAACCAGACTAACAATTATATAACAAACTTAAGAAACTAGCGTAAACACCAGACTTACTGaaaacttaaaacttgaaaaaattGTTGAGCTCAGCAGGAAAAGAAGCAATATCacccttgtttttttttttttttttttacagaaaaACCACAAAAAGCGGTTAACAGAAAGTGAATCAACGTCAAAGAACAGAACATGCTTAAACTAGAAGACCGCGCATACAACACCGAAAAAAAGCCCAAAAATTATTGCGATAAAAAACGAAAGGGTAAAGCAAGAAGATCGTACCATAGTCGCTAAAACTGGTTACTGGCACGACTGGCGAACGTTGAGGTTTGAGTTGAGGATCAGGGAGTTTGATATCACCATTATCAAGAGGTTTATCTTTGAGGGGTGATGGACTGACAAGCTTGTCATTTTTAGAGGCAAAAACAAGACGGAACTTCATCGCTGATTTTGGATCTTTATGCACTGAAGCACATGAACCCATTTCTAACACCAAACACCCTTTAATTCATCACCAATACTTTTCCTGAGAGGGGAAAATACAGAgagtgaagtaaaagtgagagaATTAGAAGGGACAAATTGGGGGAGAGAAGAGCAAAGGGCGTGGTGTGGTGCCTTAGCGTTACGCTTTGACAAAGAATGGACAATTGTTGAAATCCCCAATGAGCAAAATATCATATGCCAATTGTGGGGGCTTTGAATACCCAAGTTATCGTAATTTGTAATAGGCTCTAGGAGGAGGACTCTGAAGTGTGGGTCCTACTTTAAAAAGTTttgtattattgaaaataaaataatttaattagatTTGGCTTTTCTTACGAGTTATAAGTCATAACGTGTTCCcaagaaatatttttatttaaactgAAATATAGAgtatttacttttataaaaataaaaataaaaatagggtCGTGGTAGgttaaaggaaaacaaaataaagaatgaTTTGATATgaatagaataaaataattttattaaccaACTAGTGCCCATATTCAATAAAAAAAAGATAATTGTAATTTGTGGATATAAgatactccttccgtttcaatttatgttaatttatttctttttcagttcatataaaaaataatttatttctatatttgaaaataaaataatttataaacatacaaaatatatgtgttcCATTTTATATCATaagttcaaaagtattttttttctttcttaaactctgtaTTCACTTAAATAAGTTTgcataaattaaaacggatgaAGTAATACTCCCTTcgatccacaataagtgatcaatttgtcttttttattttggtccaaaataagtgtccatttatataatcaagaaaaaaattaatttattttttcaaaattactctTATGTACGTATCCTTAAAAAATCTTATACTCCTCACATTAACTATAatgtaatatttaattaaatatagtttagtcacactaactatttttatttagaattttatatttttttaataagtaTGCTTAAGATAAATTGATCATTTATTGTGGATCGAAAATACTAATATATTAATCATCTACTGCTCATAATTCAACACAAATAGATGACTCCAAAAAGAATAGTAATTAAAAAGATAGTGGAGAGATTTTGGAATTTCACTTTCTCTGTCTCGCTTTTCGTTGCAAAATTGTTCAATTCTGAGTAGCGATTTCACGTGGGCCTAAAGCTCCGTGTTTGAATTCTCTCTCCGTCCAATTAGTTCTGCTTTGACATAAACTGTAGTTGAAATCATTATTTGCAATTAGTGTTTTAAAATGCATTTCTGAGACTCTCCGCTGGGCGGGGCATTTGCAAAATACCCTGCGACTCATGTATGAGACTTAGTTCTGTGAGGCTTACGCCCCAAGCACCCGACCGTGCGTCCTAAACACGCCTAACGCCCAACGCTCGGGGCTCGCCTAACAGTTCTAACGCAAATCACATGTCGAATTTTCTAATTAATATCGTTGAccttcaaaattctttaacaaattaaTGGTAAAAGTTCTATTCATtgatagaaatatgaagattgagCATAACTCTAATAATGAGACATAGTATTGCGAATTTATATCTTCACTTGTTATTGGTCGTGTCTTAGTTCATTTGTCTCTCCTTATTATACACTTTTATTTTGATATCTTAAACTAATTTGTATTTATtcatgaaggagtaatattttaattatcgtactaataaaattttattaattatttacttttaggaaggtaaaatgtggagtttgataatttttttaaagaaattgtaagtttttaattatttaaaagttaaagacGTTATACGTGATTTGTATGCATTAGTTATACTTAAGAATTATGCTAGATATTTATTTTCTATGagtttctttaattttcttttaatttttaacttttaatttatattatatatatatttttgtgttattatgttattttattaatttataaattaaaaattttaaagatcCATGGGGCTTATCCCCCCCCTCCAGGCTTACGCCTAGCCCCGCCTCACGCCCCCGCCTTTTAAAATATtgcttgtaagtagcgtataatagattgtttgactagttttttgtggggatggtgcgcgcgcgcgcgcgcacacacacacacacacacacacacacacacacacacacacacacacatatatatatatatatatatatatatatatatatatatatatatatatatatatatatatatatatatatatatattttacatgtttataaatatttactgtcattatattattttaaaaaatattaaaaattaaatacatatgGGGCTTACGCCCATGCCTCGGGACTTACGCCTCgttgaggcatatgtaaaatgtTTCGCCTTACgccccacgccttttaaaacaccgTTTGCAATGAGTAAGAAATTGTTTCTTTCTTGAATTTGAGTTTTccttaataataaaagaaaaaaaattattgattactctttttattttttttcatttttaaatttagTTAAAGTATTAATCAAGTGAGACAtttaaaaaagataaatatttaaCAAATATTATTATAGTTAAAATTgctaattttttattataaaagtgCATAACCTTAAAAAACAGAaactatataatatatattggATTAAAATTGTATTGTTACATCAATTATTATTCTTGTGATGAAACTTTTATCTCTACCCCCAACTCATACTCTACGACCAAACTTATGGCCACGTAAAATGTTATGATTACCTTTTCGTTCTTATCAGCAGGCAAGAATGGCATCATTATTGAATGATTGACTCTAATCTTTTTAGGCAAAATACGATAGCCATGTGAAGAATCCATGCACCAACACTAAATTAATTTACATTATTATCAATCAATGCACTTAAGGAATCTCTTTCCCGTTTCCAATTCTGAATGGTATAATTTACCTTTTTCTAGTATTTAAATATATCGccttctaatataatatagaacgaaaattcttttaattaaaaaaaatcccgTTTAAGGTCTTAGAATTTTACGGGATTGTCTTAGGCTCACAGCTGTCGATGTTGCTGTAAGATTTCTTTGTAATATGAGTATTATTTTCAGCATCAGACACAACATGGACATTAATATATTACGTTGTGTTAACGGCGTGAAGATTAAGAGAGAAAAGGAATTTAGAGACAACTGTTCTTGACCAGTTAACAAAAAAATCTGAAGGTTGATTTGGTCGTTTGAACATTCTTTTGGGGAAATTATTTGTAGTTTCTTTTAGAAAAAAGGTGTGTGCTTGGCTGTATTAGTTTTTGTAAGTGCTCTTtataaagtaagttggtattaaAAAAAGTGTTCTAAGTACACTTACTTCAAAAAATTGTAGTATCGGAAAACTTAAAAGAAACACAAACGAATTTTAAAGTTtacattttcaagtgaaaatggtaagGGAAACTCAATACATAACAATAGAATGGCGTTGGATGTGCTATATATCAATGAAATAATTGAATGGATACGTGCAAGTCAAAAGGATAGGTGCAAGCCAAACTATTGATCTGAAATTTCCTGGaagttttcttctctttcttgtAGTATTTTCtcgtcataaataattaaaaatatgtgCTATTCGTGTAAAACATGCGTCAGATTTAACCACTTAACACACACAATTCGAACGCGCAAAATCGAAAGTATCTAACTACCATATCCTCACTCGAATTATTTTTAATTGCGTGAACCGTTCGGAAaatatatttcctttttagttttttACCTCAAGTTCTGGCCTATGCTAATGTAATGCTCCATCTTTTTCGTTTGAAATTTTAAATCCATTAACTGCCTTTTAATTTGCACGTTATCGTAATATAGTTAAGGTTGCGTCTAGCCAACTAAAATGTGCTTactgttttctttttcaaaataaaaccaCGAAAAAGTGGTTGGTTCTTATTGAtcaaaaaacagaaaaagaataaggaaaatgCTGATGGGCTAGATACATTAATGGTGGAGCCAGGAATCCCAATAAGTATTTGAAGTTCTTTTGACGAAGGATACATATAATTTTTACCCTATTTGTACAATAAATTTTTTTGACTAAAGAGATTCAACTGCAAGATACAAATTGAAAAAAGAAGGAGCTAATTTCTCTCAAAACTCTCTATGTGTAAAACATTACATATCGAAATTTAGCTAATAAACTTCGAGCAATAATCGTATCCGCTAGGAGTGTGCATTATTTTGATTAAAtcgaaaattcaaacaaaaccaAACTGAATTTTAATTTGGATTAGTTTTTCGGTTTGAGAAATTAAAATTTGAGTTTTTTAGTTTGGGATTTAGAAAAATAGAAATTGAAAAATCGAAAAAgtcaaaatatttaatattttatgtaattatatatacgtaaattttatttttatttaacttATATCATTTATAGAAGTTAGAATTTGAGAATTACCCTCTCAAGCTTTCTTACTTACTAGCCTCTTCGTATTAGGATACAGAACGTCTCATTCTCCATCTTCAAAGTATAATGCCTTATTTCCCGTATTATTTACTAAGTAGTATGCACACCCCTACTATCCGCGTAATAGTATGTAATCCCTGCTCGGGCCATTTTTATTTTGCATGTTATGGCGAACTATTTTTCAAATTTCGAATAGCATAATGAAAGAAATCGGTCTTTTTTGTTAAAGAtacaaaagataaagtaaaaaataaaaggatTGATCCGGACCAGATAATagctttattttccttttctaggAAGAGCCAT
Proteins encoded in this window:
- the LOC107772427 gene encoding uncharacterized protein At3g27210-like, translating into MGSCASVHKDPKSAMKFRLVFASKNDKLVSPSPLKDKPLDNGDIKLPDPQLKPQRSPVVPVTSFSDYGSKEEAFYDSQAWLESDCDDDFFSVKGDFTPSLGNTPSRGNTPVHRGVLAGNRTPFVERPPASLPQSSPKHKRKNLLELFKESSRNRNPNEQDAEGNQNGLAADLQLPSKSTSSTPYAPVSSGKRTPNGELKTEANSPRSAQCCLPRLRSGSFRERRKSMSPPTHSIS